The following proteins are encoded in a genomic region of Dialister hominis:
- a CDS encoding OPT/YSL family transporter, translating to MSVQTVQEKHPSALEPGVLTMNVLLSFFGAIIGLQIITSLGVTPNTAIIGVLISLIVSRIPIGAFMKFKDMHRQNLVQTAISSATFGAANSLLLPIAIPYLLGHAELVWPMLMGAVLGMSIDMCMLYWLFDSKAFPGKAAWPAGIAAAEAIKAGNKGGKQAMLLMWGIGAGIVGSFFKIPMSALGITMIANMWAMLMFAIGLLLRGYSKMFFGIDLNALYMPHGFMIGAGLVAAFQILMVFLEKKGKKAVEDDVEPYQYTRSDNAVEHSIIRGFVLYILSAILLSFVAGLYTGMSLPYLCLWILYAAVACILAEFIIGLSAMHSGWFPAFATSLIFLIIGILLGFPPVALAILVGFISSGGPAFADGGFDFRTGWILRGFGKDPAFEMEGRREQFISAFVGFGVSAITVALTHDMYFSQSLFPPVANVFVATINAGIDPGIVKNLLLWAIPGALLQFFGGSARQMGIMMATGLLIVSPIAGLTVVAGLLVRLIIIKTKGEEAMIPVTVMAAGCIAGDALYGFFNSLVRVSLKK from the coding sequence ATGAGCGTACAGACCGTGCAGGAAAAGCATCCGAGTGCCCTAGAGCCCGGCGTGCTGACTATGAACGTGCTCCTCTCATTTTTTGGGGCAATCATAGGCCTGCAAATCATCACATCTTTGGGCGTAACGCCGAACACAGCAATTATCGGGGTATTGATCTCGCTGATTGTTTCTAGGATTCCTATCGGTGCTTTCATGAAATTCAAGGATATGCATCGACAGAATTTAGTGCAGACTGCTATATCCAGTGCGACTTTCGGCGCAGCGAATTCACTCTTGCTGCCAATCGCCATTCCTTATCTGCTGGGACATGCTGAACTTGTATGGCCGATGCTGATGGGTGCGGTTCTGGGGATGTCCATTGATATGTGCATGCTGTACTGGCTCTTCGACTCCAAGGCATTTCCCGGCAAGGCTGCATGGCCGGCAGGTATCGCAGCTGCTGAGGCCATTAAGGCAGGAAATAAAGGCGGAAAGCAGGCAATGCTTCTTATGTGGGGCATTGGTGCCGGCATTGTCGGCTCTTTCTTCAAGATTCCTATGTCAGCACTTGGAATCACCATGATTGCCAATATGTGGGCTATGCTGATGTTTGCCATTGGCCTTCTGCTCCGCGGCTATTCCAAGATGTTCTTCGGGATTGATCTCAATGCGCTCTACATGCCGCATGGATTCATGATTGGTGCCGGCCTCGTCGCTGCATTCCAGATCCTGATGGTATTCCTGGAGAAGAAAGGCAAGAAAGCAGTAGAAGATGATGTGGAACCCTATCAGTACACAAGAAGCGATAATGCAGTTGAACACAGCATTATCCGCGGGTTCGTTCTCTATATTCTTTCTGCAATTCTTCTGTCTTTTGTAGCAGGTCTTTATACAGGCATGTCTCTTCCATATCTCTGTCTTTGGATCCTGTATGCTGCTGTTGCCTGCATCCTGGCTGAATTTATTATCGGTCTTTCTGCAATGCATTCCGGATGGTTCCCTGCTTTTGCAACATCCCTTATTTTCCTGATTATCGGAATTCTTCTTGGATTCCCGCCTGTTGCTCTGGCAATTCTTGTAGGGTTCATTTCCAGCGGCGGTCCGGCATTTGCCGACGGCGGCTTCGATTTCCGTACAGGCTGGATTCTTCGTGGATTTGGCAAGGATCCTGCATTTGAAATGGAAGGACGCCGCGAACAGTTCATTTCTGCTTTCGTTGGGTTTGGTGTCAGTGCTATTACCGTTGCCTTGACACATGATATGTATTTCTCGCAGAGCTTATTCCCGCCGGTTGCTAATGTTTTCGTGGCAACAATCAATGCAGGCATTGATCCGGGAATTGTCAAGAATCTTCTTCTTTGGGCTATTCCTGGTGCACTGCTTCAGTTCTTTGGCGGTTCTGCAAGGCAGATGGGAATCATGATGGCGACAGGGCTCCTGATTGTCAGCCCGATAGCCGGACTGACCGTTGTTGCCGGACTCCTGGTCCGCTTGATTATCATTAAGACTAAGGGTGAGGAAGCAATGATACCGGTCACCGTCATGGCAGCCGGCTGTATCGCGGGCGATGCACTCTATGGCTTCTTCAATTCTTTGGTTCGTGTAAGCCTTAAGAAATAA
- a CDS encoding PucR family transcriptional regulator — protein sequence MAFTVKDALALDNLKSAKVVAGLNGEDRVIQYVDIMETPDAYKWIRKNELIITTGYTIREDLDAQLRLARQAWADDAAGLAIKFGRYIGKVPSEMIELCNRLDFPLIALPDEIPYIDITHPIMTGIINLQAEELAYSDDVYKKLTKVALETNSIERIAEELSGILGKEVHIYPHNLSKEALSSMDKFKVFPIMIKSSNYGYIAVKSLIPLTEKEMIAIEHAKVLAALQRINYELATESHWNERRDLLDDLISGKPVNWDLVSARAAEFGFSLEGEKCVCIIDIDRYSAYLLRNKLTERESMMFRRSFYHIVQDTVRVYGHIGLNFLTAQQNDKIILLCPSGDDISMDWDKILRIIREKLGKLGNGVTATCAISNDVKNIMEIPHAYKTAQHLITLSRKIYGEGHTIRQKDAELYLILEKIDSISLSNSLLAPVLRSKKKDEYLLTLRTYLACDSNVSEAAEKLFIHRNTMQYRLKQIEKLIGQPMDSAETKTLLWLLLKAHELL from the coding sequence ATGGCATTCACGGTTAAAGATGCACTGGCTTTGGATAATCTGAAAAGCGCAAAAGTTGTGGCAGGTCTTAATGGTGAGGATCGTGTGATTCAGTATGTGGATATCATGGAGACACCGGATGCATATAAGTGGATTCGCAAGAATGAGCTCATTATTACGACTGGGTATACCATTCGGGAAGATCTGGATGCACAGCTCCGGCTGGCCCGTCAGGCGTGGGCAGATGATGCAGCAGGACTTGCTATCAAATTTGGAAGGTATATAGGCAAGGTGCCGTCTGAAATGATTGAACTCTGCAACCGACTGGACTTTCCGCTCATTGCACTCCCGGATGAGATTCCGTATATCGACATCACGCATCCCATTATGACAGGGATTATTAATTTGCAGGCGGAAGAGCTTGCATATTCAGATGATGTATATAAGAAGCTGACGAAAGTAGCCCTGGAAACAAACAGCATTGAGAGAATCGCAGAAGAATTATCCGGCATACTGGGAAAGGAAGTCCATATTTATCCGCATAATCTGAGCAAGGAAGCTCTGTCTTCCATGGATAAATTCAAGGTCTTTCCGATTATGATAAAGTCATCCAATTATGGGTATATCGCTGTAAAATCATTGATTCCTTTGACAGAGAAAGAAATGATCGCCATCGAGCATGCTAAAGTTCTGGCGGCTCTTCAGCGAATCAATTATGAGCTGGCAACAGAATCTCATTGGAATGAGAGGCGTGATCTTCTTGATGATTTAATCAGTGGAAAACCTGTAAACTGGGACCTGGTCTCTGCGCGTGCAGCGGAATTCGGTTTTTCCCTGGAGGGTGAAAAGTGTGTTTGCATAATTGATATTGACAGATACTCGGCCTACCTTTTAAGGAACAAGCTGACGGAAAGAGAATCTATGATGTTCCGAAGAAGTTTCTATCATATCGTGCAGGATACCGTACGCGTCTATGGGCATATTGGGCTCAACTTCCTGACTGCCCAGCAAAACGATAAGATTATTCTTCTCTGCCCATCGGGTGACGACATCTCTATGGACTGGGATAAGATTCTTCGGATTATTCGTGAGAAGCTGGGAAAGCTGGGGAATGGAGTGACTGCAACATGTGCAATCAGTAATGATGTCAAAAATATCATGGAAATTCCACATGCTTATAAAACTGCTCAGCACCTTATTACACTTTCAAGGAAAATTTATGGAGAAGGGCATACAATCCGCCAGAAAGATGCGGAATTGTACCTGATTCTTGAAAAAATCGATTCGATCTCTTTATCCAACTCGCTCCTTGCCCCGGTTCTTCGGTCAAAGAAAAAGGATGAATATCTTCTGACACTCCGGACTTATCTTGCTTGTGACAGCAATGTGTCTGAAGCTGCGGAGAAGCTCTTCATTCACCGGAATACGATGCAGTACAGGCTTAAGCAGATAGAAAAGCTGATTGGACAGCCGATGGACAGCGCTGAGACGAAGACGCTTCTCTGGCTTCTTTTAAAAGCTCATGAATTATTATAG
- a CDS encoding RidA family protein: MKTIETKHAPAALGPYSQAKKVGNLVFLSGQIGINPETGKLAEGLEAQAEQVCANIEAVLKKAGADMEAVVKTTCFLTDMENFAAFNEIYGKHFISKPARSCVSVLALPAGALCEVEVIAHVK; the protein is encoded by the coding sequence ATGAAGACTATTGAAACGAAGCATGCTCCGGCTGCGCTGGGACCGTATTCTCAGGCTAAGAAGGTCGGAAATCTTGTATTTTTATCCGGTCAGATCGGAATCAATCCGGAAACGGGAAAGCTTGCTGAGGGTCTGGAGGCTCAGGCTGAGCAGGTTTGCGCAAATATCGAGGCTGTGCTGAAGAAGGCCGGCGCCGATATGGAAGCTGTCGTGAAGACGACTTGTTTCCTGACGGATATGGAAAATTTCGCAGCTTTCAATGAAATTTACGGGAAGCATTTCATCAGCAAGCCCGCCAGAAGCTGTGTGTCTGTCCTGGCTCTCCCTGCCGGGGCGCTTTGTGAAGTGGAAGTCATCGCTCACGTCAAATAA
- a CDS encoding nitroreductase family protein, translating to MDFKTLCTGCRTYRRFTQEKIAPEVLDELMDNVRIANSAMNGQVLRYVLVKDPDLVAKMQPMIHWAAALPKELGTPKVGEQPTAFVLICKEGRGNPWADVDVGIAARTITLNAYSYGIGSAMLGAVEFPKMTELLGVPEDWNPRLLIALGYPGCKSTIVDVPENGSIKYYLDENKDYCVPKRPLDEICIKK from the coding sequence ATGGATTTCAAGACGCTTTGCACCGGATGCCGTACGTACCGCCGTTTCACGCAGGAAAAGATCGCTCCGGAAGTATTGGATGAATTGATGGACAATGTCCGCATTGCGAACAGCGCGATGAACGGGCAGGTGCTCCGTTATGTGCTGGTGAAGGATCCGGATCTTGTTGCCAAGATGCAGCCGATGATCCACTGGGCCGCTGCTCTTCCAAAGGAGCTCGGCACGCCGAAGGTAGGCGAACAGCCGACGGCTTTCGTCCTTATCTGCAAGGAAGGCCGCGGCAATCCGTGGGCTGATGTGGATGTGGGCATCGCAGCAAGGACGATTACGCTGAATGCGTACAGCTACGGCATCGGCTCGGCTATGCTGGGTGCTGTCGAATTCCCGAAGATGACGGAGCTCTTGGGCGTTCCGGAAGACTGGAATCCGCGTCTCCTGATTGCTCTGGGATACCCGGGCTGCAAGAGCACGATCGTCGACGTTCCTGAGAATGGTTCGATCAAGTATTATCTGGATGAAAACAAGGACTACTGCGTCCCGAAACGTCCGCTTGATGAAATCTGCATCAAGAAATAA